A window of Gadus chalcogrammus isolate NIFS_2021 chromosome 2, NIFS_Gcha_1.0, whole genome shotgun sequence genomic DNA:
cttcagaaacgtaacgttgacctcataatcggaatcgaatcgaattGTGAGGTGCcgagagattcccacccctagtgttCGCTTTAAAGTACAGGCTACGCTACATTCTGATTCTGCTCTGGACTAGAGATCCAGTGGTTAACCGGTTTCACTGTTAACCACGCTGTTGAAACGTAACGCTGAGGTCAGGCTTCGCTACACCGAGCAGTTCTGGTCTACCTCTGAGTGACATCTGAGCATTCTGTTGAAACGAAACGAAAATACAATAGAATCTCTTAAGAATGCTATAGATGTAGATGTGTCTatatttatgcatatatatatacagtatgtatgtatatatatatgtatatatatatatatattagagctgtcagttaaacgcgttattaacgtcgttaacgcaaaccaattttaacggcgttaaaaaaattattgcgcgattaacgcaatccttttatttatttattttttttctttggctcaaaacaaagaagtagtagcctgactgctatgttcaaattacatttgttcaaagcagtcgtttaattgcactataggctctttttttgtatcgtcctgttttgatcagtatatgccaatgttgttatcaataaaaaatcatttgcacaaggcaagctgatgcacttcaccatgttgataagagaattaaaatgagaagaattatgggaaaaataaatcaagggatatttagcattgaaaaataatttgtgattaatcgcgattaatcgtgagttaactatgacgttaatgcgattaatcacgattaaatattttaatcgcttgacagctctaatatatatatatatatatatatgtatgtgtaagtatgtgtaatatatatatatatatatatattgatgtgtgtgtgtggtggatatATCTTCCTGCTCAAACAAAGTCTTTAGAGTCTTTAGATCACAGAGTCTTTAGATTGATGTTTTTAtgtatgtaaaatatatatttctacaCATGTTTCTCTAAACAtatagatgcgtgtgtgtgggttccaggtgtaggtgatggaggagtaggtgatggaggtggacatTATAGAGTTCAAAGCGCAGACGGAAAGCAACAAAGCTCTCTTCATATGGGACCTCCAGGCCGGCTACAGCCACGCCTACATCTATGTGagctaacccctaaccctaactctacatctatgagttgacccctgaccctaactctaaccctgaccctgactacCCTAACCATGACGGTTCTAGGAGAGGGTGTCCTCTGCGTTCTCCTCCTTCGGACCCCTCTTCCTGGTCAAGGTGCTCCCcaactctccctctgtgtctcctggCTTCTACTCGCTGGTGAAGTTCTACTGCTCCAGACACGCCCTGCAGGCCCAGAGATCTACTGATGGAACCCTCCTGTTCCAGAGCACTCCTGTCAAGGTACACACTCCTCTACACACTCCTCgacacactctgtctctccctctctctcggtaTCTCTcgctcactgtctgtctgtctgtctgtctgtctgtctgtctgtctgtctgtctgtctgtctgtctgtctgtctgtctgtctgtctgtctgtctgtctgtctgtctgtctgtctgtctgtctgtctgtctgtctgtctgtctgtctgtctgtctgtctgtctgtctcactgtgactctgtctctctgtctctctctgtatctctctctctgtctctctccctctctgtatctctgtctctctctgtatctctctgtatctctctctctctctctctctctctctctctctctctctctctctctctttctctctttctctctttctctctctctttctctctctctctctctctctctttcttgcatggttgactctgccgttggtGTTGGAACCGTTTGGATaaatgcgtctgctaaatgccgtaaATGAAAATGTGTGcatctacatgtgtgtgtgtgtgtatatttaggTCTTTGTGTATACAGTTGcttatatgaatgtgtgtacagAGAATTGTCATGTGTAGACACACATGTGTATATAATTGTGTTACGTTTTAGGTAAGACTCAGTACCCGACAGGCTCCCTTTCTCCAATTTGACAACCAGCTGCAAAGCCACTCCCGCTGCCTGGAACTGGCCAATCACTGCCTGGGCTTCAACGGCTGGTCCACACGCATCATTAATGTACGATTTTGCTTTCATTGCTAGTTAGCTAAAAACAACCGAGTAATATCTGTACTCAATGCTGATCGATagttatttaaatgttatcaTTAAAATCGCATCCTGAATCCTACgtattaaaaaaaagtaaatgctGGCAAGCCCTAAACTCTCTTTGGGTACAAGAATCGTACTATTGACACTCCTaaacccctccctctcgccaTAAACGacctcccactcaccctaaaCCCTTCCTACTCGCCGTAAACTcgctttaaataaaaaataattgtatgGTTTCAGCTGAAAGTGTTGCCTTCTGATTCTCTGGAAGAGGGGCAGAGCCATGAGGCCAatgggaggagccaggaggTAAGTGGGAGGAGCCCGAAGGTCAGTGGGAGGAGCAAGACGACGCTGCGCTACAGGTGTTTACTGGAGCTGCATGAATAGTACATACATATAGTAAACACCTGGTGCACACCTAGTACACACCTGGTACACACATAGTAAACACCTTGTACACACCTGTTACACACCTGCagctggttgcaccagcagaacgtaaggtcccacttaggctacgttgaacgtaaatcacccaaacgttcgactttacactctactaaaaaaatagcagttgcaccaagtagatagtttcaacgtaacactaagttataacttatattttacacctcccctctagctggtataagttccatactaacgataaagaaccgttaaaagaaaaaaacgtaaaaagatttcaacactaacgcagggtaaagatggctattcgt
This region includes:
- the LOC130403716 gene encoding LOW QUALITY PROTEIN: RAD52 motif-containing protein 1-like (The sequence of the model RefSeq protein was modified relative to this genomic sequence to represent the inferred CDS: substituted 1 base at 1 genomic stop codon), which translates into the protein MEEXVMEVDIIEFKAQTESNKALFIWDLQAGYSHAYIYERVSSAFSSFGPLFLVKVLPNSPSVSPGFYSLVKFYCSRHALQAQRSTDGTLLFQSTPVKVRLSTRQAPFLQFDNQLQSHSRCLELANHCLGFNGWSTRIINLKVLPSDSLEEGQSHEANGRSQEVSGRSPKVSGRSKTTLRYRCLLELHE